One window of Agromyces rhizosphaerae genomic DNA carries:
- a CDS encoding SHOCT domain-containing protein, translated as MNLWEFLVWLFWIYIAIACIWVFIIIVMDIFRDHGLNGWAKALWIVFLIVLPFLAALIYLIARGSGMSRRRAAEYREAQAQADAYIRSVAGSGGQSAAAEIHQAKSLLDSGTITQAEFDQLKAKALQGGA; from the coding sequence ATGAACCTCTGGGAGTTCCTGGTCTGGCTGTTCTGGATCTACATCGCGATCGCCTGCATCTGGGTCTTCATCATCATCGTGATGGACATCTTCCGTGACCACGGCCTGAACGGGTGGGCCAAGGCCCTCTGGATCGTCTTCCTGATCGTGCTGCCGTTCCTCGCCGCGCTGATCTACCTGATCGCGCGCGGCAGCGGCATGTCCAGGCGCAGGGCCGCCGAGTACCGCGAGGCGCAGGCGCAGGCCGACGCCTACATCCGCAGCGTCGCCGGGTCGGGGGGCCAGTCGGCCGCCGCCGAGATCCACCAGGCGAAGTCGCTGCTCGACAGCGGCACGATCACGCAGGCCGAGTTCGACCAGCTGAAGGCGAAGGCGCTGCAGGGCGGGGCCTGA
- a CDS encoding LuxR C-terminal-related transcriptional regulator, with protein MIEASEPDTLVDRPRLRERLDRALHTPVTLVVAQAGAGKTVLLRQWTAQCGAPTVAWVDLETADDDPVRLARRILTALDAVRPGVAPLSSLSGLHGGGLGTTLIDSLALELRDFPETLIVLDDLHRITNPTLVADLGRLGAELPGNVHLILSSRVDPAVAWSRLRLRGGLLEIRQSDLALSDEEAAELLHRVTGRDVPADIRTLLLRRTEGWAAGIQLAGLGLRYREADALAFAETFAGTDRMVADYLTEEVLAALPADDRTLLLELAVLEVMTTDLVGHVLDRDDAGVLLERLAHESLFVVPLEPGRTRFRFHHLFRDLLRHHLRVTDPGAEARLLGRAADFHLARGEMPDAIEALLRAEDWPRAIEAIMTTRSEVFERGEMRTVIRWISSVPESARADRLDVSLELAMLIGMEGDAITAVDLLSRIAADPRATVGKRASAHAWISATAQWASRPEESIHAADTALELLDAHPDARPKDVLGLTSPAHLRTLAIGSSGRARFLAGDLDDAQDWLERALDADAAHYVPFRVALLGSLALLHAWRGRRASAGLLASEALDAADHAGLLAHPSAADAYLARARSAVLAGRPSAAEVPLVSASLRSEANRRTQLTWIGRAIDAARAVAEGRTGDALAAADVDGRLGLGPPAPAVHDELVAVHMLALRHDGRTAEALHVCGPDAASRGPAARYELLAALIGTGRLDEAGDLLATWAPPDASTDPLRAVQHLLAHAAIAELEGRHGPALASATRALDAAEPEGIAEPFAQAEGPISSLLAELAVTRSGLVDRALERRLAEHPLHANGDLAEPLTQRELEVLALLPEHATSVELAGRCYVSVNTLKTHLAHIYRKLGVSGRSAAIARARELGLLPAVSPRPALER; from the coding sequence ATGATCGAGGCATCGGAGCCGGACACGCTCGTCGACCGCCCGCGGCTGCGCGAGCGACTCGATCGGGCGCTGCACACGCCCGTCACGCTCGTCGTCGCCCAGGCGGGCGCCGGCAAGACCGTCCTGCTGCGCCAGTGGACGGCGCAGTGCGGCGCCCCGACCGTCGCGTGGGTCGACCTCGAGACCGCCGACGACGACCCGGTGCGGCTCGCTCGCCGCATCCTGACCGCGCTCGACGCGGTACGGCCGGGGGTCGCTCCACTCTCCTCGCTGTCCGGCCTGCACGGCGGTGGACTGGGAACCACCCTCATCGACAGCCTCGCGCTCGAGTTGCGCGATTTCCCCGAGACGCTCATCGTGCTCGACGACCTGCACCGGATCACGAACCCCACCCTCGTGGCGGACCTGGGACGGCTCGGCGCGGAGCTCCCCGGCAACGTCCACCTGATCCTCTCCAGTCGCGTCGACCCCGCAGTCGCCTGGAGCCGGCTCCGGCTTCGCGGCGGACTGCTCGAGATCCGGCAGTCCGACCTGGCGCTCTCCGACGAGGAGGCGGCCGAACTGCTGCACCGCGTCACCGGACGGGACGTTCCCGCGGACATCCGGACGCTGCTGCTGCGGCGCACGGAAGGATGGGCGGCCGGCATCCAGCTCGCCGGCCTCGGACTCCGCTACCGCGAGGCGGATGCGCTCGCGTTTGCCGAGACGTTCGCAGGTACCGACCGCATGGTCGCCGACTACCTCACCGAGGAGGTGCTGGCAGCGCTGCCGGCCGACGACCGCACCCTGCTGCTGGAACTCGCGGTGCTGGAGGTCATGACGACGGACCTGGTCGGCCACGTGCTCGACAGGGACGACGCGGGCGTGCTGCTCGAGCGCCTCGCGCACGAATCGCTCTTCGTCGTCCCGCTCGAACCCGGCCGCACGCGGTTCCGCTTCCACCATCTCTTCCGCGACCTGCTGCGCCACCACCTCAGGGTGACGGACCCCGGTGCGGAGGCGCGACTGCTGGGTCGTGCCGCGGACTTCCACCTCGCGCGGGGCGAGATGCCGGATGCGATCGAGGCCCTGCTCCGCGCGGAGGACTGGCCGCGGGCGATCGAGGCCATCATGACGACGCGCAGCGAGGTCTTCGAGCGCGGCGAGATGCGCACCGTCATCCGGTGGATCTCGAGCGTGCCGGAGTCGGCGCGCGCGGACCGCCTCGACGTCTCCCTCGAGCTCGCCATGCTCATCGGCATGGAGGGCGACGCGATCACCGCGGTCGACCTGCTCTCGCGCATCGCCGCCGACCCGAGGGCGACGGTCGGCAAGCGCGCGAGCGCGCACGCCTGGATCTCCGCGACGGCGCAGTGGGCGTCACGACCCGAGGAGTCCATCCACGCGGCGGACACGGCACTCGAACTGCTCGACGCGCACCCCGACGCGCGCCCGAAGGACGTCCTGGGCCTGACGTCGCCCGCGCACCTGCGCACCCTCGCGATCGGCTCGTCGGGGCGGGCGCGGTTCCTCGCTGGGGACCTCGACGACGCGCAGGACTGGCTGGAGCGCGCGCTCGACGCCGACGCCGCGCACTACGTGCCGTTCCGCGTCGCACTGCTGGGCTCGCTCGCCCTGCTGCACGCCTGGCGGGGTCGTCGCGCCTCGGCGGGGCTGCTCGCGTCGGAGGCCCTCGACGCGGCGGACCACGCCGGGCTGCTGGCGCACCCGTCCGCCGCCGATGCGTATCTCGCGCGTGCACGCTCGGCCGTACTCGCCGGGCGTCCGAGTGCGGCGGAGGTGCCGCTGGTCTCCGCATCCCTTCGCTCCGAGGCGAACCGCCGGACGCAGCTGACGTGGATCGGCAGGGCGATCGACGCGGCGCGTGCCGTGGCGGAGGGCCGCACGGGCGATGCCCTCGCCGCCGCCGATGTCGACGGCCGCCTCGGCCTCGGCCCGCCGGCGCCGGCGGTGCACGACGAGCTCGTGGCGGTGCACATGCTCGCCCTCCGGCACGACGGCAGGACCGCGGAGGCACTGCACGTCTGCGGGCCCGACGCGGCCTCGCGCGGCCCAGCTGCCCGGTACGAACTGCTCGCCGCGCTCATCGGAACTGGTCGCCTGGACGAGGCGGGAGACCTGCTCGCGACGTGGGCGCCTCCGGACGCCTCGACCGATCCCCTGCGGGCCGTGCAGCACCTGCTCGCGCACGCCGCGATCGCCGAGCTCGAGGGCCGCCACGGGCCTGCACTCGCCTCGGCCACCCGGGCGCTCGACGCCGCGGAGCCGGAGGGGATCGCGGAACCGTTCGCGCAGGCGGAGGGGCCGATCTCGAGCCTGCTCGCCGAACTGGCGGTGACCCGCTCGGGCCTCGTCGATCGCGCGCTCGAGCGACGCCTCGCGGAGCATCCGCTGCATGCCAACGGGGACCTCGCCGAGCCGCTCACCCAACGCGAGCTCGAGGTCCTCGCGCTGCTCCCCGAGCACGCCACGAGCGTGGAGCTGGCCGGGCGCTGCTACGTCTCGGTGAACACGTTGAAGACCCACCTGGCGCACATCTACCGGAAGCTCGGAGTCTCCGGCCGCAGTGCGGCGATCGCCCGCGCGCGCGAGCTCGGGCTCCTCCCGGCAGTCAGTCCACGGCCGGCCCTCGAGAGGTGA
- a CDS encoding arylsulfatase, with protein sequence MTTDAYRSVLPIPDRGHVGLTTYDAKDPDTSYPPIERLRPPAGAPNVLIVMLDDVGFGASSAFGGPADCPTAERLAASGLKFNRFHTTALCSPSRQALLTGRNHHSVGMGGITEIATSAPGYNSIRPNTAAPLAETLRLNGYSTAQFGKCHEVPVWEASPQGPFDHWPTGSGFEHFYGFIAGETNQYAPSIHEGTVAVEPDRTPEEGYHFTEDMTDRAIAWVREQKALQADKPFFLYYAPGATHAPHHVPAEWSEKYRGRFDDGWDALRERTFARQQELGVVPQDAELTARPPEIPAWDDMPDDLKPVLARQMEVYAGFLEHTDHQVGRLIDAIDALGTLEDTLVYYIVGDNGASAEGTPQGCFNELITLNGAGGLETTEFMASRIDDFGTPAAYNHYAVGWAHAMDTPYQWTKQVASHWGGTRNGTIVHWPAGIASRGEIRSQFTHIIDVAATVLEVAQLPHPISVHGVQQMPLHGTSMRYAFDDAAAPERHETQYFEMFVNRGIYHKGWTAVTRHSIPWAASDMPAYDDDVWELYAPDDWTQAHDLSAEQPGRLHELQRLFLIEATKYGVLPLDDRRFERFNAEIAGRPLLVSGNSQLLFGGMGRLTENSVIVLKNKSFSVTASITVPDGGANGVLLAQGGAFGGLSLYLHEGRPAFCYNLFGLQQFITRGDAAVPAGEHQVRAEFAYDGGGLGKGGTVGVFVDGAKVGEGRVDGTVPMLFSGDETTDVGSDDATPVSSDYSPAESRFTGTVHWVQLDAGLDDHDHYIAPEDRLRVAMARQ encoded by the coding sequence ATGACGACGGACGCGTACCGGTCGGTCCTGCCGATCCCGGACCGGGGCCACGTGGGCCTCACCACGTACGACGCGAAGGACCCGGACACGAGCTACCCGCCGATCGAGCGCCTGCGACCTCCGGCGGGTGCGCCCAACGTGCTCATCGTGATGCTCGACGACGTCGGCTTCGGGGCATCGAGCGCCTTCGGCGGACCCGCCGACTGCCCGACCGCCGAGCGGCTCGCCGCCTCCGGCCTGAAGTTCAACAGGTTCCACACGACCGCACTCTGCTCGCCCTCGCGCCAGGCGCTGCTGACCGGCCGCAACCACCACTCCGTCGGCATGGGCGGCATCACCGAGATCGCGACCTCGGCGCCGGGCTACAACTCGATCCGCCCGAACACGGCAGCGCCGCTGGCGGAGACACTGCGCCTCAACGGGTACTCGACGGCGCAGTTCGGCAAGTGCCACGAGGTGCCCGTGTGGGAGGCGAGCCCGCAGGGGCCGTTCGACCACTGGCCCACCGGCTCCGGGTTCGAGCACTTCTACGGGTTCATCGCCGGGGAGACGAACCAGTACGCACCGTCGATCCACGAGGGCACGGTCGCGGTCGAGCCCGACCGCACGCCCGAGGAGGGGTACCACTTCACCGAGGACATGACCGACCGGGCCATCGCCTGGGTGCGCGAGCAGAAGGCGCTCCAAGCGGACAAGCCGTTCTTCCTCTACTACGCCCCTGGCGCGACCCACGCGCCGCACCACGTGCCCGCCGAGTGGAGCGAGAAGTACCGCGGGCGGTTCGACGACGGGTGGGATGCCCTTCGCGAGCGCACGTTCGCGCGACAGCAGGAGCTCGGGGTCGTGCCGCAGGACGCCGAGTTGACCGCCCGCCCGCCCGAGATCCCCGCGTGGGACGACATGCCCGACGACCTCAAGCCGGTGCTCGCCCGCCAGATGGAGGTGTACGCGGGGTTCCTCGAGCACACCGACCACCAGGTGGGCCGACTGATCGACGCGATCGACGCGCTCGGGACGCTCGAGGACACGCTCGTCTACTACATCGTGGGCGACAACGGTGCCTCCGCCGAGGGCACCCCGCAGGGCTGCTTCAACGAGCTGATCACCCTGAACGGCGCCGGCGGCCTCGAGACCACCGAGTTCATGGCCTCGCGCATCGACGACTTCGGCACGCCCGCCGCGTACAACCACTACGCGGTCGGGTGGGCGCACGCGATGGACACGCCCTACCAGTGGACCAAGCAGGTCGCCTCGCACTGGGGCGGCACCCGCAACGGCACGATCGTGCACTGGCCCGCCGGGATCGCGTCGCGCGGCGAGATCCGCTCGCAGTTCACGCACATCATCGACGTCGCCGCCACCGTGCTCGAGGTCGCGCAGCTGCCGCACCCGATCAGCGTGCACGGGGTGCAGCAGATGCCGCTGCACGGCACGAGCATGCGCTACGCATTCGATGACGCCGCCGCGCCCGAGCGCCACGAGACCCAGTACTTCGAGATGTTCGTCAACCGCGGGATCTACCACAAGGGGTGGACGGCGGTCACTCGGCACAGCATCCCCTGGGCGGCATCCGATATGCCCGCATATGACGACGACGTCTGGGAGCTCTACGCCCCCGACGACTGGACCCAGGCCCACGACCTCTCGGCCGAGCAGCCGGGCAGGCTGCACGAGTTGCAGCGGCTGTTCCTCATCGAAGCGACGAAGTACGGCGTGCTCCCGCTCGACGATCGCCGGTTCGAGCGGTTCAACGCGGAGATCGCCGGGCGCCCGCTGCTCGTGTCGGGGAACTCGCAGCTCCTGTTCGGGGGCATGGGGCGGCTGACCGAGAACTCCGTGATCGTGCTGAAGAACAAGTCGTTCTCGGTGACCGCGTCGATCACGGTGCCCGACGGCGGCGCGAACGGCGTGCTGCTCGCGCAGGGCGGGGCGTTCGGCGGCCTCAGCCTCTACCTGCACGAGGGCCGACCCGCGTTCTGCTACAACCTGTTCGGCCTGCAGCAGTTCATCACCCGAGGGGACGCGGCGGTGCCGGCGGGCGAGCACCAGGTGCGCGCGGAGTTCGCCTACGACGGCGGCGGGCTCGGCAAGGGCGGAACCGTCGGCGTGTTCGTCGACGGCGCGAAGGTCGGCGAGGGCCGTGTCGACGGCACGGTGCCGATGCTCTTCTCGGGGGACGAGACCACGGATGTCGGAAGCGACGACGCGACGCCCGTGAGCAGCGACTACTCACCCGCGGAGAGCCGCTTCACGGGCACGGTGCACTGGGTGCAGCTCGACGCCGGGCTCGACGACCACGACCACTACATCGCGCCGGAGGACCGATTGCGGGTGGCGATGGCCCGTCAGTAG
- a CDS encoding MBL fold metallo-hydrolase, protein MTTRTFEPTSPAQHAAAMRGALPDVEEFAGGWWSIPVPMPGGHIPYNLCYAVRDDAGGVHLIDPGWPTTGHLDVLAAGLAHMGAGLSDVRTVTATHLHTDHLGGAGDLRAATSARIVLHREEDRAVREMAGRRPAHAASDAIDRWGVPADRRAELEAHAEERVERPTADVLVDDGDLLPIPGRSVRVVHTPGHTTGHICLRDEDAGVLFTGDLLLPTIHPGVGLGAHGDANPLADYLSSLQRIARFDNEAAPGHEYRFRGVFARTITTAEHHLRRTREVQRVLQRDRAHTVWEVASELTWSAGWANLQGFFLMSALAQTAMHIEFVQTDAGRTAGG, encoded by the coding sequence GTGACGACGCGAACCTTCGAGCCGACTTCGCCGGCCCAGCACGCGGCCGCGATGCGCGGCGCGCTGCCCGACGTGGAGGAGTTCGCGGGCGGCTGGTGGTCCATCCCGGTGCCGATGCCCGGCGGGCACATCCCGTACAACCTCTGCTACGCGGTGCGTGACGACGCCGGCGGGGTGCACCTCATCGACCCGGGCTGGCCGACGACGGGCCACCTCGACGTGCTCGCGGCCGGGCTCGCGCACATGGGCGCGGGCCTCTCCGACGTCCGCACGGTCACCGCGACCCACCTGCACACCGATCACCTCGGCGGTGCGGGCGATCTCCGCGCCGCGACCAGCGCACGCATCGTGCTGCACCGCGAGGAGGATCGCGCGGTGCGCGAGATGGCCGGACGGCGGCCGGCCCACGCGGCATCCGACGCCATCGACCGCTGGGGGGTGCCCGCCGACCGCCGGGCGGAGCTCGAAGCCCACGCCGAGGAGCGCGTCGAGCGCCCGACGGCCGACGTCCTGGTCGACGACGGCGACCTGCTGCCGATCCCGGGCAGGAGCGTGCGGGTCGTCCACACCCCGGGTCACACCACGGGCCACATCTGCCTGCGCGACGAGGACGCGGGCGTGCTCTTCACGGGCGACCTGCTGCTGCCGACGATCCACCCGGGCGTGGGACTCGGCGCGCACGGCGATGCGAACCCCCTCGCGGACTACCTCTCGTCGCTTCAGCGCATCGCCCGCTTCGACAACGAGGCAGCGCCGGGCCACGAGTACCGCTTCCGCGGCGTGTTCGCACGCACCATCACCACCGCCGAACACCATCTCCGCCGCACGCGCGAGGTGCAGCGCGTGCTGCAGCGCGACCGCGCGCACACCGTGTGGGAGGTGGCGTCCGAGCTCACCTGGTCGGCCGGCTGGGCGAACCTGCAGGGCTTCTTCCTCATGTCCGCGCTCGCCCAGACGGCGATGCACATCGAATTCGTGCAGACGGATGCGGGTCGGACCGCGGGCGGCTGA
- the ligD gene encoding non-homologous end-joining DNA ligase — protein sequence MASPARKQELLEVAGHEVRVSSPDRVVFPDAGLTKLDLVRYYVAVADGALRGVRDRPMVLKRFVKGIDREAFFQKRVPENHPDFVTTATLHYASGTSAEEAVLTDAAGLAWVVNLGCVDLNPHPVRAGDLDHPDELRVDLDPMPGVDWRQIVDVAMLANEVLAEHGLTGWPKTSGSRGMHVYARIEPRHDFHEVRLAAEALAREIADRAPGLATARWWKEERGESVFVDFNQNAKDRTVASAYSVRPLADARVSTPLDWSEVPGSRPEAFTVPTVLERFAERGDPWAGIDDDAGSLDPLLELAERLGPAEKPPRRGDGSGRRASAMPLVEIARAKSRDEALDGLERWKARHAGVVALLHPADVLVDGMRGSSSLWYRIRVNLQHVPEAERPEQEPLEVDYDPWEARRATGGP from the coding sequence GTGGCCTCCCCCGCGAGGAAGCAGGAACTGCTCGAGGTCGCGGGCCACGAGGTGCGCGTCTCGAGTCCCGACCGCGTCGTCTTCCCCGATGCCGGGCTGACCAAGCTCGACCTCGTGCGCTACTACGTCGCGGTCGCCGACGGCGCCCTCCGCGGCGTGCGCGACCGCCCGATGGTGCTGAAGCGCTTCGTCAAGGGCATCGACCGCGAGGCGTTCTTCCAGAAGCGCGTGCCCGAGAATCATCCCGACTTCGTCACGACGGCGACCCTGCACTACGCCTCGGGCACGTCGGCCGAGGAGGCGGTGCTGACGGATGCCGCGGGGCTCGCGTGGGTCGTGAACCTGGGGTGCGTCGACCTGAACCCGCATCCGGTGCGCGCCGGCGACCTCGACCACCCCGACGAGCTGCGCGTCGACCTCGACCCGATGCCCGGCGTCGACTGGCGGCAGATCGTCGACGTCGCGATGCTCGCGAACGAGGTGCTCGCCGAGCACGGCCTGACCGGCTGGCCCAAGACCTCCGGCTCGCGCGGCATGCACGTCTACGCCCGCATCGAGCCGCGGCACGACTTCCACGAGGTCCGGCTCGCAGCCGAGGCGCTCGCCCGCGAGATCGCAGACCGCGCACCCGGGCTCGCGACCGCACGGTGGTGGAAGGAGGAGCGCGGCGAGAGCGTGTTCGTCGACTTCAACCAGAACGCGAAGGACCGCACAGTGGCCTCGGCCTACTCGGTGCGGCCGCTGGCGGATGCCCGTGTGTCGACGCCGCTCGACTGGAGCGAGGTGCCGGGCTCGCGCCCCGAGGCGTTCACCGTGCCGACGGTGCTCGAGCGGTTCGCCGAGCGCGGCGACCCCTGGGCCGGCATCGACGATGACGCGGGCAGCCTCGACCCGCTGCTCGAACTCGCCGAGCGACTGGGCCCCGCCGAGAAGCCGCCCCGCCGCGGCGACGGCTCGGGCCGGCGCGCGTCGGCCATGCCGCTCGTCGAGATCGCCCGGGCGAAGTCTAGGGACGAGGCGCTCGACGGGCTCGAGCGGTGGAAGGCGCGCCACGCGGGCGTGGTCGCCCTGCTGCATCCGGCCGACGTGCTCGTCGACGGCATGCGCGGGTCGAGTTCGCTCTGGTACCGCATCCGCGTCAACCTGCAGCACGTGCCCGAGGCGGAGCGCCCGGAGCAGGAGCCGCTCGAGGTCGACTACGACCCGTGGGAGGCGCGACGGGCGACCGGCGGTCCCTAG
- a CDS encoding TetR/AcrR family transcriptional regulator — protein sequence MPTKVKGTEAVPKANRGPVAGPENRRALVEAARQVFAESGLAAPLSSVAKRAGVGQGSLYRHFPDRISLAAAVFDENMDALEAVVAPPDSTLDDLLELIIAQAMGSTAIIELVRLHRHDERVAELGDRLHAVAATALDREHAAGRIGEHVTADDIELAISMLTQVLPWTDDTERRAVADRAWNLFHAAFAPRD from the coding sequence ATGCCGACGAAGGTTAAGGGCACGGAGGCGGTTCCCAAGGCGAACCGCGGCCCGGTCGCGGGCCCCGAGAATCGACGCGCGCTGGTCGAGGCCGCGCGCCAGGTCTTCGCCGAGTCCGGCCTCGCGGCTCCGCTCAGCTCGGTCGCGAAGCGCGCCGGCGTCGGGCAGGGCAGCCTCTACCGGCACTTCCCCGACCGCATCTCGCTCGCGGCTGCGGTCTTCGACGAGAACATGGACGCGCTCGAGGCCGTCGTCGCCCCGCCCGACTCGACGCTCGATGACCTGCTCGAGCTGATCATCGCGCAGGCGATGGGCTCGACGGCGATCATCGAGCTGGTGCGCCTGCACCGCCACGACGAGCGCGTCGCCGAGCTCGGCGACCGGCTGCACGCCGTGGCCGCGACCGCGCTCGACCGCGAGCACGCCGCCGGGCGCATCGGCGAGCACGTCACCGCCGACGACATCGAGCTCGCGATCAGCATGCTCACGCAGGTGCTGCCCTGGACGGATGACACGGAGCGACGCGCCGTCGCCGACCGGGCGTGGAACCTCTTCCACGCCGCGTTCGCCCCTCGCGACTAG
- a CDS encoding FAD-binding protein: MTTGNWDREVDILVAGSGAAGMTAAITAADAGLETLIAESTDRWGGTTMRSGGGLWMPDNPKMRDRGIEDSREEALTYMEAAIGPVDAIGPASSQARREAFVDSVTPVYRMLERLGVKWACAKDYPDYYPDRAGGKVGRAIEVVPFNARKLGPWLETSRIGDAVPIPMMTDDVWLLTRAWSTVSGFVRGTRFVFRTLGGLITGRKLVGMGGGLMLSLGDIARRQGTEILMDSPLTELLQDDDGAVVGAVVETPDGPLRVRARRGVVLGAGGFAVNREWREEHHGIPGYSSAADGDLGTAISAGERAGGALALMDDAWWGSSVPIPGKQPLFVLNERSDPFSIVVDQHGERYLNESESYIDFGHHMLEHASTAPTNPSWLVVDRRHRRRYMFAAMLMGGKSVWQQGIAVKAKTLDELAGKMGVDADRLRATVDRFNEMARRGVDEDFGRGRTVYDNYYGDPRVKPNPNLGPIEKGPFTAVQLVPGDLGTKGGLVTDEHARVLDESGAPIAGLYAAGNTTASVMGRTYPGPGSTIGPAAVFGYLAATHAAERSVIDADTPAASTPKEKEQLA; the protein is encoded by the coding sequence ATGACCACAGGCAATTGGGACCGCGAAGTCGACATCCTCGTGGCGGGCAGCGGGGCCGCCGGGATGACGGCGGCGATCACCGCGGCCGACGCAGGGCTCGAGACGCTCATCGCGGAGAGCACCGATCGCTGGGGCGGCACGACGATGCGCAGCGGAGGCGGCCTCTGGATGCCGGACAATCCGAAGATGCGGGACCGCGGGATCGAGGACTCGCGCGAGGAGGCGCTGACGTACATGGAGGCCGCGATCGGCCCGGTCGACGCGATCGGCCCGGCGAGCTCGCAGGCGCGACGGGAGGCGTTCGTCGACTCGGTGACTCCCGTGTACCGCATGCTCGAGCGCCTCGGCGTGAAGTGGGCGTGCGCGAAGGACTACCCCGACTACTACCCCGACCGGGCGGGCGGAAAGGTCGGCCGTGCGATCGAGGTCGTACCGTTCAACGCCCGGAAGCTCGGCCCCTGGCTCGAGACCTCGCGCATCGGCGACGCGGTCCCGATCCCGATGATGACCGACGACGTCTGGCTGCTCACGCGTGCGTGGTCGACCGTGTCCGGGTTCGTGCGGGGCACGCGATTCGTGTTCCGCACGCTCGGCGGGCTCATCACCGGCCGCAAGCTCGTCGGCATGGGCGGAGGTCTCATGCTGAGCCTCGGTGACATCGCGCGCCGGCAGGGCACCGAGATCCTGATGGACTCCCCGCTCACCGAACTCCTGCAGGACGACGACGGCGCGGTCGTCGGTGCCGTCGTCGAGACGCCCGACGGCCCGCTCCGGGTACGGGCGCGGCGCGGAGTGGTGCTCGGTGCGGGCGGCTTCGCCGTGAACCGCGAGTGGCGCGAGGAGCACCACGGCATCCCCGGCTACAGTTCGGCGGCCGACGGCGACCTCGGCACGGCCATCTCGGCCGGCGAGCGCGCCGGCGGTGCGCTCGCGCTGATGGACGACGCCTGGTGGGGCTCGTCGGTGCCGATCCCGGGCAAGCAGCCGCTCTTCGTGCTCAACGAGCGCTCCGACCCGTTCAGCATCGTGGTCGACCAGCACGGCGAGCGGTACCTCAACGAGTCCGAGAGCTACATCGACTTCGGGCACCACATGCTCGAGCACGCATCGACGGCACCCACGAACCCGTCATGGCTGGTCGTCGATCGCCGCCACCGCCGGCGCTACATGTTCGCGGCGATGCTCATGGGCGGCAAGTCGGTGTGGCAGCAGGGCATCGCGGTCAAGGCGAAGACGCTCGACGAGCTGGCCGGGAAGATGGGCGTCGACGCCGATCGGCTCCGCGCGACCGTCGACCGGTTCAACGAGATGGCGAGACGCGGCGTCGACGAGGACTTCGGGCGCGGCCGCACCGTCTACGACAACTACTACGGCGACCCACGCGTGAAGCCGAACCCCAACCTCGGCCCCATCGAGAAGGGGCCGTTCACCGCGGTGCAGCTCGTGCCGGGCGACCTCGGCACGAAGGGAGGCCTCGTCACCGACGAGCACGCACGCGTGCTCGACGAGTCGGGTGCACCCATCGCGGGCCTGTACGCCGCGGGGAACACCACCGCGTCGGTCATGGGCCGCACCTATCCCGGGCCGGGCTCGACGATCGGGCCGGCCGCAGTCTTCGGATATCTCGCTGCAACCCACGCAGCGGAGCGATCCGTCATCGATGCCGACACCCCTGCGGCATCAACACCAAAAGAGAAGGAACAACTCGCATGA